The following are encoded in a window of Telmatobacter sp. DSM 110680 genomic DNA:
- a CDS encoding 2Fe-2S iron-sulfur cluster-binding protein — translation MSEANTKNIPLDKLVRVTFMPEGKTVEFEFGTLPYDHHGKPMSFLDVAENFGIFLDHACGGVCACTTCHLWIKDQQGISEADDDELDRMDMAADQQLNSRLGCQAVITKPGNYVVEIPKWNRNYTSEGKPLAMAENK, via the coding sequence ATGAGCGAAGCAAACACCAAGAATATTCCCCTGGATAAGCTGGTCCGCGTCACCTTCATGCCTGAAGGCAAGACGGTGGAATTTGAATTCGGCACCCTGCCCTACGACCATCACGGCAAGCCGATGTCGTTCCTTGACGTGGCCGAGAACTTCGGCATCTTTCTCGATCACGCTTGTGGCGGCGTCTGCGCCTGCACCACATGCCACTTGTGGATCAAGGACCAGCAGGGAATCAGCGAAGCCGACGACGACGAACTCGATCGCATGGATATGGCCGCCGATCAGCAATTGAATTCGCGCCTCGGTTGCCAGGCCGTCATCACCAAGCCCGGCAACTACGTAGTCGAGATCCCCAAGTGGAATCGCAACTACACATCAGAAGGCAAGCCGCTGGCGATGGCCGAAAACAAGTAG
- the iscX gene encoding Fe-S cluster assembly protein IscX, which translates to MPREIMWTDSEEIGIQLQEKFPEIDPLTVRFTDLHKYVTELEGFADDPTKSNESRLEAIQMAWHEEFEDAKG; encoded by the coding sequence ATGCCCCGCGAAATTATGTGGACCGACTCAGAAGAGATCGGCATTCAACTGCAGGAAAAGTTCCCCGAGATCGATCCGCTCACTGTCCGCTTTACGGACCTGCACAAATATGTGACTGAACTGGAAGGCTTCGCCGACGACCCCACCAAATCAAATGAGTCGCGCCTCGAAGCGATCCAGATGGCGTGGCATGAAGAGTTCGAAGACGCGAAAGGCTGA
- a CDS encoding YraN family protein: MESIRLVRVAWMERALHGLHWLSQKRGRAGSLPAHLTVGIEGEDAVLFYLQRKGYTVVARRWSSGDVPGDVDLIAWDGPMLCFIEVKTRTAHDLTPAEVAVNEHKRHVLRRLARRYIRQLPQATAPPVRFDVVSVYQVPGMEREFQHFEGSFGWGEGWRD; the protein is encoded by the coding sequence ATGGAATCAATCAGACTGGTGCGGGTTGCGTGGATGGAGCGAGCCCTGCACGGCTTGCATTGGCTGTCGCAGAAACGCGGCCGCGCTGGGAGTTTGCCTGCGCACCTTACTGTTGGCATCGAAGGCGAAGACGCGGTGTTGTTTTATCTACAGCGCAAGGGCTACACGGTTGTGGCGAGGCGCTGGTCTTCTGGCGATGTTCCGGGCGATGTTGATTTGATTGCGTGGGACGGGCCGATGCTTTGCTTCATTGAAGTGAAGACTCGCACGGCTCACGACTTGACGCCTGCTGAAGTGGCCGTTAATGAACACAAGCGGCACGTACTGCGACGCCTGGCGCGGCGATATATACGGCAGCTTCCGCAGGCGACAGCGCCACCGGTGCGGTTCGATGTTGTGAGTGTTTACCAGGTGCCGGGAATGGAAAGGGAGTTCCAGCACTTTGAGGGATCGTTCGGGTGGGGTGAGGGATGGCGCGATTAG
- a CDS encoding acetyl ornithine aminotransferase family protein translates to MNKEELHAKFGPKLIGALPGPKAKAAVEADDRLISPSYTRSYPLVAKRGRGLRIEDVDGNEFIDFAAGIAVTSTGHCHPEVVAAIQKQAAELIHISGTDFYNEPLTELAEKLSAVAPMPGPHRFFYGNSGAEAVECALKLARYHTGRQHIIAFLGAFHGRTMGALSLTASKPQQKRRFAPLVPGVTHVRYPYAYRGCTGGPQEEEAFSLGCARYIEEKLFKTIVPPEEVAAIFVEPIQGEGGYVVAPDNFLRELRWICDRHGILLVVDEVQSGAGRTGKWWAIEHSGVQPDIVCMAKGIASGMPLGVCMSRAEIMDWVPGSHASTFGGNPVSIAAALATIDILQREAIDNAAKVGAKMLERLHGWKKTHAMVGDVRGRGLMIGVELVKDKTTREPATALRNRVETLCFEKGLMILGCGETSIRLCPPLVVSEEEATVALDILEECLTQVEKEHAHSGELAVANA, encoded by the coding sequence ATGAATAAAGAAGAGTTGCATGCCAAGTTTGGACCAAAGCTGATCGGCGCATTGCCGGGCCCCAAGGCCAAGGCCGCTGTGGAAGCCGACGATCGTCTGATCTCTCCGAGCTATACGCGTTCCTATCCGCTAGTGGCAAAACGCGGACGCGGCCTGCGCATCGAGGATGTGGACGGTAACGAGTTCATTGATTTTGCTGCCGGCATTGCCGTGACTTCGACCGGCCACTGTCATCCTGAAGTCGTTGCTGCGATTCAGAAGCAGGCGGCAGAACTGATTCATATTTCCGGGACAGATTTTTACAATGAACCGCTCACGGAACTTGCAGAGAAGCTTTCAGCGGTTGCGCCGATGCCGGGGCCGCATCGCTTTTTCTATGGGAACTCCGGCGCGGAAGCCGTTGAGTGCGCGTTGAAGCTGGCGCGATATCACACGGGGCGGCAGCACATTATTGCGTTCCTGGGTGCGTTTCACGGCCGCACAATGGGCGCTTTGTCACTGACCGCGTCGAAGCCACAGCAGAAGCGGCGTTTCGCGCCGCTGGTTCCGGGCGTGACGCATGTGCGCTATCCATATGCGTATCGCGGATGTACGGGTGGTCCACAGGAAGAGGAAGCGTTCAGCCTCGGATGTGCGCGCTACATCGAGGAAAAATTGTTCAAGACCATTGTTCCGCCGGAAGAGGTAGCTGCGATTTTTGTAGAGCCGATTCAGGGTGAAGGCGGATACGTGGTTGCGCCAGATAATTTTCTACGCGAGTTGCGGTGGATTTGCGATCGGCACGGGATTCTGCTGGTGGTGGATGAAGTGCAGTCTGGTGCTGGTCGCACGGGCAAATGGTGGGCAATCGAACACTCAGGCGTGCAACCGGATATTGTCTGTATGGCGAAGGGCATTGCCAGTGGGATGCCGCTTGGGGTTTGCATGAGCCGGGCGGAGATTATGGATTGGGTTCCTGGGTCGCATGCGTCGACGTTCGGCGGTAATCCAGTTTCGATCGCCGCAGCGCTGGCGACGATCGACATCCTGCAACGAGAGGCAATTGATAATGCTGCGAAGGTGGGCGCAAAGATGCTGGAGCGCCTGCATGGCTGGAAGAAGACTCACGCGATGGTGGGCGATGTGCGTGGGCGTGGACTGATGATCGGCGTGGAACTGGTGAAGGACAAAACAACGCGTGAGCCCGCAACTGCATTGAGGAATCGCGTGGAGACTCTCTGCTTCGAGAAGGGGCTGATGATCCTGGGCTGCGGCGAAACGTCGATTCGACTTTGCCCACCGCTGGTGGTGAGTGAAGAAGAAGCAACGGTCGCGCTCGATATTCTTGAAGAGTGCCTGACGCAGGTGGAGAAAGAGCACGCTCATTCCGGCGAACTTGCGGTTGCCAATGCCTGA
- a CDS encoding amino acid transporter has protein sequence MTKLGLANWLLADLRLPKGVHEPAEPVHPWWSVMCLTGVDYFSTLGYQPGIAFLAAGALSPLATLVLVLVTLFAALPLYKRVAQASPNGQGSIAMLERLFPEWGGKLFVLALLGFATTDFIITMTLSAADAAAHFVHNPFAPKWLSSQMLVTLLLLAILGAIFLKGFKEAIDIAVILVAAYLVLNAIVTVRAVMAIAQHPEVIGKWKAVLFAQHPHWLGIVAVCLLLFPRLALGLSGFETGVAVMPLIAGADLDARIRNTKKLLTTAAGIMSVFLIATSFVTTVLIPPKAFADGGEANGRAMAYLAHQYFGSAFGSAYDISTILILAFAGASAMAGLLNLIPRYLPRFGMAPEWARAARPLVLVFMGVAFFVTFAFHANVDAQGGAYATGVLVLITSAACAVTLAVWQSRLRWVFVPVTLIFIYTTGMNIWERPEGLKISCIFIATIMFVSFISRATRSTELRITGVDFSPEALSIIKSCGDRPLRIIPRRPKSIATCDDLDNIEAIVRKYHALPEHAPIAFLEVERTDASEFNQRLSLDGQRVRGHCILHARSPMVANSIAALLIEIEKITGQVPHIYFKWKEGNPVANIFRFLFLGEGDAAPITHEVLRKAVPDISHRPVVHVS, from the coding sequence ATGACGAAGTTAGGCCTGGCAAACTGGCTACTGGCAGATCTTAGGCTCCCCAAGGGAGTGCATGAACCGGCTGAGCCCGTGCACCCGTGGTGGAGCGTCATGTGCCTTACGGGAGTGGATTACTTCTCGACGCTGGGGTATCAGCCCGGCATCGCCTTTCTCGCAGCCGGTGCACTCTCTCCCCTTGCGACCCTTGTACTTGTACTGGTCACGCTCTTCGCCGCTTTGCCGCTCTATAAGCGCGTCGCGCAGGCTAGCCCCAACGGACAGGGCAGCATCGCCATGCTCGAACGCCTGTTTCCAGAGTGGGGTGGCAAACTCTTTGTCCTTGCCCTTTTGGGGTTTGCGACCACCGATTTCATCATCACCATGACCCTCTCCGCGGCGGACGCTGCGGCACACTTCGTTCACAATCCGTTCGCGCCAAAGTGGCTCTCCAGCCAGATGCTCGTCACCCTGCTGCTGCTCGCGATTCTCGGTGCAATATTTCTGAAAGGCTTCAAAGAAGCCATCGACATCGCCGTCATTCTCGTCGCTGCCTACCTGGTGCTGAATGCAATCGTCACGGTCCGGGCAGTGATGGCGATTGCTCAACATCCCGAGGTAATTGGAAAATGGAAGGCCGTACTCTTTGCCCAGCATCCTCATTGGCTCGGCATCGTTGCCGTTTGCCTTCTCCTTTTTCCGCGTCTGGCCCTGGGTTTGTCGGGATTTGAAACCGGAGTCGCCGTCATGCCCCTGATCGCCGGGGCCGATCTTGACGCTCGCATTCGCAACACGAAGAAACTGCTCACGACGGCCGCCGGCATCATGAGCGTCTTTCTCATCGCCACCAGTTTTGTGACCACCGTTCTAATTCCTCCGAAGGCTTTCGCAGACGGCGGCGAGGCCAACGGACGTGCCATGGCCTACCTGGCGCACCAATATTTCGGCAGCGCCTTCGGATCTGCATATGACATCAGCACCATCCTGATTCTCGCCTTTGCCGGAGCGTCCGCAATGGCCGGGCTGCTCAATTTGATTCCACGCTATCTGCCGCGCTTCGGCATGGCGCCGGAGTGGGCGCGCGCAGCGCGGCCATTAGTGCTCGTGTTCATGGGAGTGGCGTTCTTTGTCACCTTCGCATTTCACGCCAATGTCGACGCGCAAGGCGGAGCCTACGCCACCGGCGTGCTGGTACTGATCACTTCCGCGGCATGCGCCGTCACTCTCGCCGTATGGCAGTCTCGTCTCCGCTGGGTCTTCGTACCCGTCACGCTCATCTTCATCTACACCACGGGAATGAACATCTGGGAGCGTCCAGAAGGTTTGAAGATCTCCTGCATTTTCATCGCAACCATCATGTTCGTCTCCTTTATCTCGCGTGCCACGCGCTCTACTGAACTCCGCATCACCGGCGTCGATTTCTCGCCGGAAGCACTCAGCATCATCAAGTCGTGCGGAGATCGCCCGCTTCGCATCATTCCGCGCCGGCCTAAATCAATAGCAACCTGCGACGACCTCGACAATATCGAAGCGATCGTGCGCAAGTACCATGCCCTTCCCGAGCATGCGCCGATTGCTTTTCTCGAGGTGGAGCGAACCGATGCATCGGAATTCAATCAGCGCCTGTCCCTCGACGGGCAGCGGGTTCGCGGGCATTGCATTCTTCACGCACGAAGTCCCATGGTGGCGAACTCCATCGCCGCCCTGTTGATCGAGATCGAGAAAATCACCGGTCAAGTGCCGCACATCTACTTCAAGTGGAAGGAAGGAAATCCGGTAGCGAATATCTTCCGCTTTCTCTTCCTCGGCGAAGGCGATGCAGCGCCGATTACGCATGAAGTCTTGCGAAAGGCAGTTCCGGACATCTCGCACCGTCCAGTCGTGCACGTGAGCTGA